The following are from one region of the Sandaracinus amylolyticus genome:
- a CDS encoding YihY/virulence factor BrkB family protein — MWRRVRTGIGEGVRGAARAFFGVVREAVESFHRHRGSLLGAALAFYTLLSIAPLLVVAVAIAGIVFGEGNARMQLMRVIEGFAGERGAAMVGAWTDEARAASSEATVIGLVLFAAGASRVFAQLESTLDAVWDVPVREHETVRGAVRWMIGRRVVSFVLVLGFGFVIAGSLVAQTVLDLITVSLADRGIAVHLALRGAHALFSIGVLTLAFALAFRRAPHRHVELHETWIGALVTALLFSVGNAMLSAYFARVDIGAAYGAAGSVIAVLLWLSFSGQILVFGAELTRVVAMRGGRVRATKRAPPWVAEEAAADVLPRARPRRGASPSVASPVLGTGRRTT, encoded by the coding sequence ATGTGGCGCCGCGTGCGCACCGGGATCGGCGAGGGCGTGCGCGGCGCGGCGCGCGCGTTCTTCGGCGTCGTGCGCGAGGCGGTCGAGTCGTTCCACCGCCACCGCGGCAGCCTGCTCGGCGCGGCGCTCGCGTTCTACACGCTGCTCTCGATCGCGCCCTTGCTGGTGGTCGCGGTCGCGATCGCCGGCATCGTCTTCGGCGAGGGCAACGCGCGCATGCAGCTGATGCGCGTGATCGAAGGGTTCGCCGGAGAGCGCGGCGCGGCGATGGTGGGCGCGTGGACCGACGAGGCGCGCGCGGCGAGCTCGGAGGCGACGGTGATCGGCCTCGTGCTCTTCGCGGCCGGTGCGTCGCGCGTGTTCGCGCAGCTCGAGTCGACGCTCGACGCGGTGTGGGACGTGCCGGTGCGGGAGCACGAGACGGTGCGCGGCGCGGTGCGCTGGATGATCGGACGGCGCGTGGTCTCGTTCGTCCTGGTGCTCGGCTTCGGGTTCGTCATCGCGGGCTCGCTCGTCGCGCAGACGGTGCTCGATCTGATCACGGTCTCGCTCGCGGATCGCGGGATCGCGGTGCACCTCGCGCTGCGCGGCGCGCACGCGCTGTTCTCGATCGGCGTGCTCACGCTCGCGTTCGCGCTCGCGTTCCGGCGCGCCCCGCATCGCCACGTCGAGCTGCACGAGACGTGGATCGGCGCGCTGGTCACGGCGCTGCTCTTCAGCGTCGGCAACGCCATGCTGAGCGCGTACTTCGCGCGGGTCGACATCGGCGCCGCGTACGGCGCGGCGGGCTCGGTGATCGCGGTGCTGCTCTGGCTCTCGTTCTCCGGGCAGATCCTGGTGTTCGGCGCGGAGCTCACGCGCGTGGTGGCGATGCGCGGAGGGCGCGTGCGCGCGACCAAGCGCGCGCCGCCGTGGGTCGCGGAGGAAGCTGCGGCGGACGTGCTCCCGCGCGCA